Proteins from a genomic interval of Paenibacillus sp. FSL H8-0048:
- a CDS encoding transglutaminase-like domain-containing protein yields MKKFYLMLITLFVIVTSVQTGTAQAANADSGWLNVGQLDQGVIGVSYDVPKDKKMKLMITKDNNSYTYNLYTSKPNETFPLQQGNGSYKVSVLENTTGNKYKVLSSETVSLSMSNVNAVYLSSVQNVKWSSSDKSVQKAAQLTKGLTTDADKVKAIYNYIVTNVKYDYSLANSVSTDYIPNNDNTLATNKGICYDYASLFATMLRSEGIPTKLVMGNTSYVTSYHAWNEVFLNGKWVTIDTTVDAGLGKNTASTELVKSASKYTAAKFY; encoded by the coding sequence ATGAAAAAGTTTTATTTAATGCTGATTACACTTTTTGTGATCGTCACTTCCGTGCAGACAGGCACTGCTCAAGCCGCTAATGCAGATTCAGGCTGGTTAAATGTTGGACAACTTGATCAAGGGGTCATCGGGGTTTCGTACGACGTTCCTAAGGACAAGAAGATGAAGCTCATGATTACCAAGGACAATAACAGCTATACTTACAACTTATACACCTCCAAGCCGAACGAGACGTTCCCGCTGCAACAAGGTAATGGCTCTTATAAGGTTTCCGTTCTTGAGAATACTACCGGCAACAAATATAAAGTGCTATCTTCCGAGACTGTATCTCTCTCCATGAGCAATGTGAATGCCGTATATTTGAGCTCCGTACAGAATGTAAAGTGGAGTTCTTCCGATAAATCCGTTCAAAAGGCAGCCCAGCTTACAAAGGGTCTGACTACAGATGCAGACAAAGTTAAGGCTATCTACAATTACATCGTAACTAACGTGAAATATGATTACTCTCTGGCTAACAGCGTAAGCACAGATTATATTCCGAACAACGATAACACGCTTGCTACCAACAAAGGGATCTGCTACGATTACGCATCCTTGTTCGCTACTATGCTCCGCAGTGAAGGGATTCCAACCAAATTGGTTATGGGGAATACAAGCTATGTAACTTCATACCATGCCTGGAACGAAGTGTTCCTGAACGGCAAATGGGTAACGATTGATACTACAGTTGATGCAGGTCTGGGCAAGAACACAGCATCAACAGAACTGGTCAAATCAGCAAGCAAATATACTGCAGCGAAATTCTACTAA
- a CDS encoding class D sortase translates to MRKLSYLIILAGVLIMLYPKGSEWYEDAQQQKLLEEAEQAYSEIVPSATAPASQDLSKPYAEVTQLLAEESGAEEPVPTTAPEIEVGGKITAIIEIDKIDLKLPVLEGATKTNMKHAAAHMKVTAPIGAVGNAAIAAHRSRTAGRLFNRLDEVGKGDTITVITSGQEYKYVVYDVSIVEPTDISVLKGKDDDKILTLITCDPLVNPTHRLIIHAKLT, encoded by the coding sequence ATGCGGAAGTTATCCTATTTGATTATACTTGCCGGGGTCCTGATTATGCTCTACCCCAAAGGAAGCGAATGGTACGAGGACGCTCAGCAGCAGAAGCTGCTGGAAGAGGCCGAACAGGCTTATAGTGAAATCGTTCCTTCGGCTACCGCTCCTGCCAGCCAGGATCTGAGCAAGCCTTATGCGGAAGTCACCCAGCTGCTGGCGGAAGAGTCTGGTGCAGAAGAGCCGGTACCCACTACAGCGCCCGAGATTGAAGTTGGAGGCAAGATCACCGCCATTATTGAAATCGACAAAATCGATCTGAAGCTTCCTGTACTGGAGGGCGCCACCAAGACCAATATGAAGCATGCTGCGGCGCATATGAAGGTGACGGCTCCGATTGGCGCGGTAGGCAATGCAGCGATTGCGGCACACCGGTCAAGAACGGCAGGGCGGCTGTTCAACAGACTGGATGAGGTCGGTAAAGGGGATACCATTACTGTTATTACAAGCGGCCAGGAATACAAGTATGTTGTATATGATGTATCTATTGTAGAGCCTACCGATATTTCGGTGCTGAAGGGAAAGGATGATGATAAGATTCTGACTCTTATTACCTGTGATCCGCTTGTCAACCCGACCCACAGACTTATAATTCATGCCAAGCTGACCTGA